One window of Dehalococcoidia bacterium genomic DNA carries:
- a CDS encoding CoA-binding protein: MNLEQKILQSSKTIAIVGISPKEDRPSFAVGTYLKEHGYRVIPVNPAVAEVIGEKSYPDLSSVPETIDVVDIFRRSEEVIPIVEEAIRIGARAVWEPLIKSVKE, translated from the coding sequence GTGAATTTAGAGCAAAAGATACTCCAATCAAGTAAAACCATTGCTATTGTGGGGATATCTCCAAAGGAAGATCGGCCGAGCTTTGCAGTTGGAACCTATTTGAAGGAACACGGATACAGAGTTATTCCGGTAAATCCAGCCGTCGCCGAGGTAATAGGCGAAAAGAGCTATCCTGACCTTTCGTCCGTTCCGGAGACAATCGATGTGGTGGATATCTTTCGCCGCTCGGAAGAAGTGATTCCCATCGTGGAGGAGGCTATCCGAATCGGGGCTAGAGCTGTATGGGAACCTCTGATCAAGTCGGTCAAAGAATAA